The proteins below come from a single Chrysoperla carnea chromosome 1, inChrCarn1.1, whole genome shotgun sequence genomic window:
- the LOC123293528 gene encoding replication factor C subunit 1: MSKDIRSFFNAVNKKTSQPISASNTKKRPAVICDSSDEEVPATPVEKSKTTKKRKIANGTEIDKSPKVKNGGSAKKDKKSSPTKLKPISALEMFKSSPKNSKKEKKPEKQETVEDMFMKEEDVFSDEDFKATLLQVDEVVGKKEKNNEKSSNSKNNNHSSENEKIKSSKVKLENDSEDDKIKSPKVKSKNDSQDSKIKSPKKDSEDDKIKSPKPKIKTEKESKKLNGSKLDSLGASSDDQKYSSNNDDSLCDTSQDIIEKTPKARKRKADLDETITDEDRFERRRQSSVMYQKYLKRAGPSNPGSKEVPQGTPDCLKPLVFLLTGVYESLERDEAASIITDLGGRVVKAISGKVTHLVVGEDAGPAKLDKAKSMGIKIISEDGLLDLIRERSSDSKKSGSDSKETKDIKSKKIKTSEEKSKDTKSEESNKKTPKKHKEAENKKSEVSASPPKKKMIELPKEKSTKTSPTKSKESEEVSEFFKKDKPKIKLENVDKSESRETEKHVPKSESIISDNVSWVDKYKPKTLKQIIGQQGENSNVKKLIKWMENWYKNRNPKLKLTKPSPWAKNDDGAYFKAALLSGPPGVGKTTTASLVSTELGFDVVEMNASCTRSKSLLREDVSNLLSNQSLAGYFNGSEKGMTRKHVLLMDEVDGMAGNEDRGGMQELIQLIKNSSIPIICMCNDRNHPKIRSLVNYCFDLKFSKPRVEQIRGAMMSVCYKENIKIKPEVLDQIISGTQNDIRQTLNNLSMWVDDNISLETAKDKANNSKKDIKLGPWDVVRKVFSEEEQKKTNIHQRSSLFFHDYSMAPLFVQENYLNVVPHCDKKEWLDRFTETAEYLSLGDLADSRIRKNGAWSLLPLQAMYSSVAPGHLLSGHFGGQINFPSWLGKTSKRNKFLRMLSELQIHMRLSTSGSLQAVNLDYLPYIKNSLIKPLQAGNVDEAIQIMQNYHLLREDLENIVELSLWPKQKDPLALINGKVKAAFTRQYNKECQLVSSVVTKKRANIPLDQENEYDEENEDQINSENENEDDDDITKDSTIKAKKVLKPEKGETSSKKKKTAETTEKPKKSRDIQVY, translated from the exons atgtcCAAG gatattcgatcattttttaatgcagttaataaaaaaacatcacaACCAATTTCAGCATCTAATACAAAGAAACGGCCGGCAGTTATTTGTGATTCCAGTGATGAAGAAGTTCCTGCAACGccagttgaaaaatctaaaacaacaaaaaaaagaaaaattgctaATGGAACTGAAATTGATAAgtctccgaaggttaaaaatggAGGGTCAGCAAAAAAGGATAAGAAATCTTCACCAACTAAATTAAAGCCAATTAGTGCACtag aGATGTTTAAATCCTCAcctaaaaattcaaagaaagaGAAAAAACCCGAAAAGCAAGAAACAGTAGAAGATATGTTTATGAAAGAAGAAGATGTATTTTCTGATGAAGATTTCAAAGCAACTTTattacaagtagatgaagtagttggaaaaaaagaaaaaaataatgagaAATCTTCAAATTCAAAGAATAATAACCATAGCTctgaaaatgagaaaattaaatCATCGAAAGTTAAATTGGAAAATGATTCTGAAGATGATAAAATCAAATCACCTAAAGTGAAATCCAAAAATGACTCTCAAGATAGTAAAATAAAGTCACCCAAGAAGGATTCTGaagatgataaaataaaatcgccAAAACCGAAGATTAAAACTGAAAAGGAGTCTAAAAAATTGAATGGGAGTAAACTGGATAGTCTAGGAGCGTCATCAGATGATCAAAAATATTCGTCTAATAATGACGATTCACTTTGTGATACAAGccaag atataattgaaaaaacccCAAAAGCACGAAAACGTAAAGCGGATTTAGATGAAACTATTACTGACGAAGATCGTTTTGAAAGACGACGTCAATCATCTGTtatgtatcaaaaatatttaaaacgagCTGGTCCATCAAATCCTGGTTCGAAAGAAGTGCCTcaa gGTACACCAGATTGCTTAAAACCTTTGGTTTTCCTTCTCACTGGTGTATATGAGTCATTAGAACGAGATGAAGCTGCAAGTATTATCACTGATTTAGGCGGACGAGTTGTCAAAGCAATATCAG GTAAAGTAACTCATCTAGTGGTTGGAGAAGATGCAGGTCCCGCTAAATTGGATAAAGCTAAAAGtatgggtataaaaataatctcCGAGGATGGCTTATTAGATCTCATTCGAGAGAGATCATCCGATTCAAAGAAATCAGGTTCAGATTCTAAAGAAACAAAGGacatcaaatcaaaaaaaattaaaacttctgAGGAAAAATCTAAAGACACTAAGTCGGaagaatcaaacaaaaaaacaccaaaaaaacacaaagaagcagaaaataaaaaatcagaaGTGTCCGCCAGCCCACCTAAGAAGAAAATGATTGAACttccaaaagaaaaatcaacaaaaacatCGCCTACGAAATCAAAAGAAAGTGAAGAAGTTAGCGAATTCTTTAAGAAGGATAAGCCGAAAATAAAACTAGAGAATGTAGACAAATCCGAATCTCGAGAAACTGAAAAGCATGTACCTAAATCAGAATCAATAATATCGGATAATGTTTCATGGGTCGataaatataaaccaaaaacacttaaacaaattattggacAACAAGGAGAAAATAGCAatgtaaagaaattaattaaatggaTGGAAAATTGGTACAAAAATCGtaatccaaaattaaaattaacaaaaccaaGTCCATGGGCGAAAAATGATGATGGAGCGTACTTTAAAGCGGCATTATTAAGTGGACCTCCAGGTGTTGGTAAAACTACAACTGCGAGTTTAGTATCTACCGAGTTAGGCTTCGATGTTGTTGAAATGAATGCTTCATGCACAAGAAGTAAAAGTTTATTGCGGGAAGATGTCAGTAATTTATTAAGTAATCAATCTTTGGCGGGATATTTTAATG gtagTGAAAAAGGCATGACTAGAAAGCATGTATTATTAATGGATGAAGTGGACGGTATGGCGGGAAACGAAGATAGAGGTGGTATGCAAgaattaatacaattaataaaaaattcatcaatcCCTATAATATGCATGTGCAACGACCGAAATCATCCAAAAATTCGATCACTTGTTAATTATTGTTTCGATTTGAAATTCTCAAAACCACGGGTTGAACAAATTcgg ggaGCTATGATGTCGGTATGTTACAAAGAAAATATCAAGATAAAACCAGAAGTATTAGATCAAATTATTAGTGGAACACAAAATGATATTCGACAAacgttaaataatttatcaatgtgGGTAGACGATAATATCAGTTTAGAAACAGCTAAAGATAAGGCGAATAATTCAAAGAAAGATatcaaattg ggCCCTTGGGATGTTGTACGAAAAGTATTTTCTGAAGAAGAACAGAAGAAAACCAACATACATCAAagaagtagtttattttttcacGATTACAGCATGGCACCTTTATttgttcaagaaaattatttaaacgttGTTCCACACTGTGATAA aaaagaatGGTTAGATCGTTTTACGGAAACTGCCGAATATTTAAGTTTAGGCGATTTAGCCGATTCACGTATACGTAAAAATGGAGCTTGGAGTCTTTTACCATTACAAGCGATGTATAGTAGTGTTGCTCCAGGACATTTATTATCTGGACATTTTGGTGGTCAAATAAATTTCCCTTCTTGGTTAGGTAAAACTTCAAAACGGAATAAATTTTTACGAATGTTGAGTGAATTACAAATTCATATGCGCTTGAG cacATCAGGAAGTTTACAAGCTGTTAATTTAGATTACTTACCGTACATTAAAAATTCTCTAATTAAACCATTGCAAGCCGGTAACGTGGATGAAGCTATTcaaattatgcaaaattatcatttattgcGGGAAGATTTGGAAAATATTGTGGAATTATCATTATGGCCAAAGCAAAAAGATCCATTAGCACTTATTAATGGCAAA gtAAAAGCAGCGTTTACAAGACAATACAACAAAGAATGTCAATTAGTATCTTCAGTAGTAACTAAAAAACGAGCGAATATCCCATTGGATCAAGAAAATGAGTATGATGAGGAAAATGAGGATCAAATTAATTCCGAAAATGAAAATGAGGATGATGACGACATTACAAAAGATAGTACAATTAAG GCCAAGAAAGTACTTAAACCAGAAAAGGGCGAAACTtcatcaaaaaagaaaaaaacagctGAAACAacagaaaaaccaaaaaagtctcga GATATACAGGTATATTGA